A region of Arthrobacter sp. FB24 DNA encodes the following proteins:
- a CDS encoding helix-turn-helix domain-containing protein encodes MRIFGKDGTCAAIFLDFDSSVAGVDRVQKDVRSVQTWLHSVGARWIEDYSPNGGRHVYIPLAQRVTFSEARDLVEALGVRYRTLDKTPHQNLLHGCMRTPGSPHKRGGHQELAMPLSRAYDVARRPNAPKVWATMIADLTREINAVRALRLEEVFDSTADKTAEAPALGAPVGRMSRPMQLMAQTGLYDTNRYATDSDARQAIVTGAAAAGLQLVDVERRMMQGTWPGLASFYARYSSKHRMPALRRDWTNAVAYLKKNAAAETNHNVRKSPTSQPITQPPLLKGHGITANPDAEHRFIRTWRNALRTREVNYQESRTGLARRMVLRSLGEAAHMTASRFIEFGVRSIAVATGLDHTTVALHLKALRSEREPLITLVEEARGTKGDLYMLSVPEELKAAAEDASWQKGKIHALRPVFRELGLPAAFVYEALEHSPAMSTTEIVRVTRLSRSTVNEALEILAAWNLLSRDAGRFWSIVASTSLRQLAEQFGVLEAVAAQLQRYRQDRVIWREWLAKHVNTVAELLSPGEDYPWHEFEGPPDEWSLPDIAFGRAS; translated from the coding sequence GTGCGAATTTTCGGCAAAGACGGCACGTGCGCGGCGATTTTCCTTGACTTTGATTCCTCGGTAGCCGGCGTCGACCGGGTACAGAAGGACGTCCGCTCCGTCCAAACTTGGCTGCACTCAGTTGGCGCACGCTGGATCGAGGACTACTCCCCCAACGGTGGCCGGCACGTCTACATCCCGCTCGCTCAGCGGGTCACTTTCTCTGAAGCGCGTGATCTTGTCGAGGCGCTGGGCGTCCGGTACCGGACCCTGGACAAGACCCCGCATCAGAACCTCCTCCACGGCTGCATGCGCACCCCCGGCTCCCCGCACAAGCGCGGCGGCCATCAGGAACTCGCGATGCCTTTGTCCAGGGCCTACGACGTTGCCCGCCGGCCCAACGCACCAAAGGTCTGGGCCACAATGATCGCCGACCTGACGCGGGAGATCAACGCCGTGCGGGCTCTCCGCCTTGAAGAAGTCTTCGACTCAACGGCCGACAAGACCGCAGAGGCGCCCGCCCTGGGCGCCCCCGTTGGCCGGATGTCGCGCCCTATGCAGCTCATGGCACAGACCGGCCTCTACGACACCAACCGGTACGCAACCGACTCGGATGCCCGCCAGGCAATCGTCACGGGCGCCGCGGCCGCTGGCCTCCAGCTAGTCGACGTCGAACGCCGCATGATGCAAGGGACCTGGCCCGGACTCGCATCCTTCTATGCCCGGTACTCGTCCAAGCACCGCATGCCGGCGCTCCGTCGCGACTGGACCAACGCCGTCGCTTACCTGAAAAAGAACGCCGCTGCCGAAACGAATCACAATGTCCGTAAATCCCCCACAAGCCAGCCAATTACACAGCCCCCACTACTCAAGGGGCACGGCATAACTGCAAATCCCGATGCCGAGCATCGGTTCATCCGGACCTGGCGGAATGCGCTTCGAACCAGGGAGGTGAACTACCAAGAATCTAGGACGGGACTGGCACGCAGGATGGTGCTCAGATCATTGGGTGAGGCAGCGCATATGACCGCCTCACGGTTTATCGAATTCGGAGTTCGGTCCATTGCCGTGGCCACCGGACTCGACCACACCACGGTTGCGCTCCACCTGAAGGCGCTGCGCAGCGAGAGGGAGCCCTTGATTACCCTTGTCGAGGAAGCACGAGGTACGAAGGGTGATCTGTACATGCTGAGTGTCCCCGAAGAGCTGAAAGCCGCCGCAGAGGACGCCTCCTGGCAGAAGGGGAAGATCCACGCCCTCCGCCCGGTCTTCAGAGAACTTGGTCTACCGGCCGCGTTCGTCTACGAGGCCCTCGAGCACTCCCCGGCCATGTCCACTACCGAGATTGTGCGAGTCACCCGGCTTTCCCGGTCGACAGTAAACGAGGCGCTCGAGATCCTTGCCGCCTGGAATCTGCTGTCAAGGGACGCCGGCAGATTCTGGTCGATCGTGGCATCGACTTCGCTGAGGCAGCTCGCAGAACAGTTCGGGGTGCTTGAAGCCGTCGCCGCACAGCTCCAGCGGTACCGCCAGGACCGGGTTATCTGGCGCGAATGGTTGGCCAAGCACGTGAATACCGTCGCCGAGCTCCTCTCACCTGGGGAGGACTACCCCTGGCATGAGTTTGAAGGGCCACCGGACGAGTGGTCACTGCCGGATATCGCCTTCGGCAGAGCTAGCTAG
- a CDS encoding ParA family protein has translation MARSLQASVPAKSRETRAIDRVISLANGKGGVGKTTTAANVGGYVALAGSRVLMVDLDPQGDLARDLGYERQSGRELFHALVAGTAPMILRDVRENLDVIPGGQDLEDIQGLMVSRSNRSDAGDFGDMLYTVLAPLADDYDLILIDTPPGERILVEGAFAISSAVVIPTRSDDASIDGVERIARRFMAVRDRNPNLQLAGIVLFGVGPRSLRLERSVRETLEEMLGTVAPVFETRIRNLESASADARRKGLLFHELEGAVTDAQKNRLKALRAGEKPADGFFSRNAGGLAEEYEQLTGEILARLNDIESGNQA, from the coding sequence ATGGCACGATCACTGCAAGCCTCAGTACCAGCGAAGTCTCGAGAAACGCGGGCAATCGACCGCGTGATATCTCTGGCGAACGGTAAAGGGGGAGTGGGTAAGACCACCACCGCGGCCAACGTAGGCGGATATGTAGCCTTGGCCGGTTCCCGGGTTCTAATGGTCGACCTCGACCCCCAAGGCGACCTCGCCCGGGATCTCGGGTACGAACGGCAGAGCGGACGCGAACTATTCCATGCACTCGTGGCCGGTACAGCACCAATGATTCTCCGCGACGTAAGGGAGAACCTGGACGTCATCCCCGGTGGCCAGGACCTCGAAGACATTCAGGGCCTTATGGTTTCGAGGTCCAACCGATCCGATGCGGGCGACTTCGGGGACATGCTTTACACCGTGCTCGCACCTCTGGCAGACGACTACGACCTCATCTTGATCGACACGCCGCCAGGGGAACGCATTCTCGTTGAGGGTGCCTTCGCTATCTCGAGCGCCGTTGTGATCCCTACGCGTTCAGATGATGCCAGCATCGACGGTGTTGAACGCATTGCCCGTCGCTTCATGGCCGTCAGAGACCGTAACCCGAACCTGCAATTGGCCGGCATAGTTCTGTTCGGCGTTGGGCCCCGTTCTCTGCGGCTGGAGCGCAGCGTGAGAGAGACGCTCGAGGAAATGCTTGGCACCGTCGCTCCGGTCTTCGAGACTCGAATCCGGAACTTGGAGAGCGCCAGTGCGGACGCGCGTCGGAAGGGCTTACTGTTCCACGAGCTGGAGGGTGCGGTCACGGACGCCCAAAAAAATCGGTTGAAAGCCCTCAGAGCCGGAGAAAAGCCCGCCGACGGATTCTTCTCCCGCAACGCCGGAGGACTGGCCGAAGAGTACGAGCAGCTGACCGGGGAGATCCTGGCTCGTCTCAACGACATCGAAAGCGGTAACCAAGCATGA
- a CDS encoding tyrosine-type recombinase/integrase, whose translation MDLSDRSWDRHRAEGLTVANVGRVIPRSSVPGFVVLDAMGEEFAPATEYLLELAASDRSPQTVRTYALSLLRFLRFLWAVGVSWEQATSLEARDFVLWARQAEKFVGNRNVPQRRGSRNLVTGKKHLGMRYSPSTINHTTTVCKEFYAFQLRMGDGPIVNPFELRRGRSHAHHDPQREFAPVRRQPLRQREAHRVPRSIPDGKFNDLFRRLRSNRDRALVAFYVSSGARASELLGLTGDRVNVGDQLIGVYRKGGQLQWLPAAPDAFVWLRLYQLEGGVAGPDEPVWLTLRGEPRPLTYEAMRAVLRRCNDLLGSNWTLHDLRHTFAIRALEGGMGLHEVQELLGHQSRTTTTVYAVPHMEEVIEHYRTHLSSRTSPAIDSSPAGQPYNPDELRVLWGNQ comes from the coding sequence ATGGATCTCTCGGATCGCAGTTGGGATAGGCATCGAGCGGAGGGACTGACTGTCGCGAACGTCGGGCGGGTGATTCCTCGCTCCAGTGTTCCTGGGTTCGTGGTCCTCGACGCGATGGGCGAGGAGTTCGCTCCTGCCACGGAGTATCTGCTTGAGCTGGCAGCGTCGGACCGTTCGCCTCAGACGGTACGAACTTATGCCTTGTCGTTGCTTCGGTTCCTTCGCTTTTTGTGGGCTGTCGGGGTCAGCTGGGAGCAGGCAACGTCCCTTGAAGCGCGTGACTTCGTGTTGTGGGCGCGCCAGGCCGAGAAGTTCGTCGGGAATCGTAACGTCCCGCAGCGGCGGGGGAGCCGGAACCTTGTCACGGGAAAGAAGCATCTAGGAATGCGTTACTCACCCTCGACGATCAACCACACGACGACGGTGTGTAAGGAGTTTTACGCTTTCCAGCTTCGGATGGGTGACGGGCCCATCGTGAATCCTTTCGAGCTGCGCCGTGGGCGATCCCATGCGCATCATGATCCTCAGCGGGAGTTTGCCCCGGTGCGGCGCCAGCCCTTGCGTCAGCGCGAGGCGCACCGGGTGCCCAGATCAATCCCGGACGGAAAGTTCAACGATCTGTTTCGCCGTTTGCGGTCCAACAGGGACCGGGCGTTGGTGGCGTTTTATGTCAGCAGCGGTGCACGGGCGAGCGAGCTGCTCGGGCTCACGGGTGACCGGGTCAACGTGGGTGACCAGCTGATCGGCGTTTACCGCAAAGGTGGCCAGCTGCAATGGTTGCCCGCGGCGCCTGATGCTTTCGTATGGCTTCGGCTCTATCAGCTCGAAGGAGGCGTTGCCGGCCCGGATGAACCGGTTTGGCTCACGCTGCGGGGCGAGCCCCGTCCTCTGACCTACGAAGCCATGCGCGCCGTACTGAGACGCTGCAACGACCTGCTCGGTTCGAACTGGACGCTGCACGATCTGCGGCACACGTTCGCGATCCGAGCGCTCGAGGGCGGGATGGGCCTTCACGAAGTCCAGGAGTTACTGGGTCACCAATCGCGGACTACGACCACGGTCTATGCGGTTCCGCATATGGAGGAAGTCATCGAGCACTACCGGACCCATCTGAGCAGCAGGACTTCCCCTGCCATTGACAGTTCACCGGCCGGCCAGCCCTATAACCCCGACGAGTTGCGCGTGCTTTGGGGGAACCAGTGA
- a CDS encoding tyrosine-type recombinase/integrase, giving the protein MTTPPINKIQTARRSWNDHTPPPQEQQPPALPPIPPGPLTSASIEDIINRLEDCSPYWPQVHEHRARIRRFLGHLRQLPGETWQDRWALFEGHVGHDALTWRLRIAGGSSKNTKNRNEVEALNAAIGPLLALDVMRPSHRWIAGQRFAFWKALSRFRDPAHTAELENALLHAKASPAQATSGILTLGRIQAHTGKSIRQLTAADILDLTTQLPGKLIDVSRSGLTAVWPVLHGLGWIKHDSGTMPTRLRVGPKTVDEMVDYYDITGPCREPLIRYLQVRSAGLDYASLCALGRYLAGLFFADILKHYPDQRSFALTPKQAAGWKARVKVKADGSPRREVYSVFFSIRAFYLDISQWALEDAFWAQWAAPSPITFAETRGYVKHRRATIATMQQRTRELAPVLPRLVEAAEQALRAAEATLADATTAGAGQTIDMDGEAWKVFQSSEHAHVRIRRNGKDRDLSFEEDNAFWTWALVETLRHTGARIEEVLELVHMSIQPYKVPTTGETIPLLHFAPSKTDTERLMVAGPELVHVLYRVLSRITKDTGGAPLTQRWDSAEKVLSSPLPHLFARRRGAGPPNVMTTATVSTLLNDLAGRAHIKVSGAEVRFTPHDFRRIFATEALASGLPPHIVQVLMGHASLATTQGYAAIYPRDVIRHHRTFIEKRRVIRPTEEYREPTAAEWDEFEAHFVQRKLSLGSCGRAYGTGCQHEHACLRCALLRPDPSQINRLQDIIDNLEERITEAEQHGWLGDAEGLRVTLNSAEMKLAQMFKLQSQRNSKIVDLGTPQMRNSTGAGYHPHPPQQ; this is encoded by the coding sequence GTGACAACTCCACCCATCAATAAGATCCAGACCGCACGACGAAGCTGGAATGACCACACGCCGCCACCACAGGAACAACAACCGCCTGCACTGCCGCCCATCCCGCCTGGACCGCTGACCAGCGCCAGCATTGAGGACATCATCAACCGTCTTGAGGACTGCAGCCCGTACTGGCCACAGGTGCATGAGCACAGGGCGCGCATCCGGCGCTTCCTCGGTCATTTGAGGCAGTTGCCGGGTGAAACCTGGCAGGACCGCTGGGCGCTGTTCGAGGGCCATGTCGGGCATGACGCTCTGACGTGGAGGCTCAGAATAGCCGGCGGTTCAAGCAAGAACACGAAGAACCGCAACGAGGTCGAAGCGCTCAACGCGGCGATCGGACCGCTGCTGGCCCTCGACGTCATGCGCCCCTCCCACCGGTGGATCGCGGGTCAGCGCTTTGCCTTCTGGAAAGCACTCAGCCGGTTCCGGGACCCCGCCCACACAGCTGAACTCGAAAACGCCCTCCTCCATGCGAAGGCTTCACCGGCCCAAGCCACTAGCGGGATCCTCACCCTAGGTCGCATTCAGGCCCATACAGGCAAATCGATCCGCCAACTAACAGCCGCAGACATCCTCGACCTGACTACCCAGCTTCCCGGGAAGCTGATCGACGTCAGCCGCAGCGGGCTGACCGCCGTATGGCCCGTGCTCCACGGGCTGGGATGGATCAAACACGATTCCGGGACCATGCCCACACGGCTCCGCGTCGGACCGAAAACGGTGGATGAGATGGTCGACTACTACGACATCACCGGCCCCTGCCGGGAACCACTCATCCGCTATCTTCAGGTCCGGTCGGCTGGCCTCGACTACGCCTCGCTCTGTGCTTTGGGCAGGTATCTGGCCGGCCTCTTCTTCGCCGACATCCTCAAGCACTACCCTGACCAACGCAGCTTCGCACTGACCCCGAAGCAGGCGGCTGGCTGGAAAGCCAGGGTCAAAGTCAAAGCCGACGGCTCGCCGCGCCGGGAAGTTTACAGCGTCTTCTTCTCCATCCGGGCGTTCTATCTCGACATCAGCCAATGGGCACTCGAAGACGCCTTCTGGGCGCAATGGGCCGCCCCAAGCCCTATAACCTTCGCCGAAACCCGCGGTTACGTGAAGCACCGGCGCGCCACCATCGCAACGATGCAACAGCGCACCCGTGAACTGGCCCCCGTGTTGCCCCGTCTGGTGGAGGCCGCAGAACAGGCCCTCCGCGCAGCAGAAGCAACCCTGGCGGATGCCACCACGGCCGGCGCCGGCCAAACCATCGACATGGACGGCGAGGCTTGGAAAGTCTTCCAGAGCAGTGAACATGCGCATGTCCGGATTCGGCGCAATGGAAAGGACCGGGACCTGTCCTTCGAAGAGGACAACGCCTTCTGGACTTGGGCGCTTGTTGAGACACTTCGACACACCGGTGCAAGGATCGAAGAAGTCCTCGAGCTGGTGCACATGAGCATCCAGCCCTACAAGGTTCCAACGACCGGGGAGACCATACCGCTGCTGCACTTCGCTCCGAGCAAGACCGACACAGAGCGTCTAATGGTGGCAGGCCCCGAGCTCGTGCACGTGCTCTACCGAGTGCTTTCTCGTATCACCAAGGACACTGGTGGTGCACCTCTGACACAGCGATGGGACTCAGCCGAGAAAGTGCTGAGCTCACCCCTTCCGCACCTGTTCGCCCGCCGCCGTGGCGCCGGACCGCCGAACGTGATGACGACGGCCACCGTCTCCACGCTGCTCAATGACTTGGCAGGACGCGCACATATCAAGGTCAGCGGTGCCGAGGTCAGGTTCACCCCGCACGATTTCCGTCGCATCTTCGCGACCGAGGCACTTGCCAGCGGCCTGCCTCCACACATCGTGCAGGTGCTGATGGGGCACGCCAGCCTGGCGACGACTCAGGGATACGCAGCGATTTATCCCAGGGACGTCATCCGGCACCACCGCACCTTCATCGAAAAGCGACGGGTCATTCGGCCAACCGAAGAATACCGCGAACCAACCGCCGCCGAATGGGACGAATTCGAAGCCCATTTCGTGCAACGCAAACTCAGCCTGGGCAGCTGCGGACGCGCCTACGGCACAGGCTGCCAACACGAACACGCCTGCCTCCGCTGCGCCCTTCTCCGTCCGGATCCCAGCCAGATCAACCGGCTCCAGGACATCATCGACAACCTCGAAGAACGCATCACCGAAGCCGAACAACACGGCTGGCTCGGCGATGCCGAAGGACTGCGGGTCACGCTCAACAGCGCCGAAATGAAACTGGCCCAAATGTTCAAACTACAGAGCCAACGAAACAGCAAAATCGTCGACCTCGGAACTCCACAAATGCGGAACTCCACGGGTGCCGGTTATCACCCTCACCCGCCACAACAGTGA